One segment of Dolichospermum sp. DET69 DNA contains the following:
- a CDS encoding DUF3082 domain-containing protein — translation MNQPKEPPLADSSTTVKATPLRCIIGSTISGGFAFATYSLMIAIATTFANKTTHSDNQTVINIAAAVRTLVVGIVALGAGIFGLVALGLFALSIQLLIQQFSNPKSS, via the coding sequence ATGAATCAACCAAAAGAACCGCCATTAGCAGATAGTTCTACTACAGTAAAAGCAACTCCTTTACGTTGTATAATTGGCTCAACAATTTCGGGAGGATTTGCATTTGCTACCTATTCTCTAATGATAGCGATCGCCACCACTTTTGCCAATAAAACTACCCATTCTGATAACCAAACTGTAATCAACATCGCTGCCGCTGTCCGGACTTTAGTGGTAGGTATAGTAGCCTTGGGAGCAGGAATATTTGGGTTAGTTGCATTAGGTTTATTCGCTTTATCAATACAACTTCTTATCCAGCAATTCAGCAATCCTAAAAGTAGTTAA
- a CDS encoding FKBP-type peptidyl-prolyl cis-trans isomerase: MKGIFLSVVLMLVCVGVLVFTQISGNKDTVIGTQSSPTQPTTTVTQENNTLIPSNTMSEAKTVTTPSGLKYVELVEGTGETPKTGQTVNVHYIGTLENGTKFDSSRDRGQPFSFTIGKGQVIKGWDEGLSTMKVGGRRILTIPPDLGYGARGAGGVIPANATLIFDVELLGVK; encoded by the coding sequence TTGAAAGGAATTTTCCTCAGCGTGGTGTTGATGCTAGTGTGTGTTGGCGTTTTAGTATTTACGCAAATTAGCGGTAACAAAGATACTGTTATAGGTACTCAATCATCCCCAACACAACCAACCACCACTGTTACTCAAGAAAACAATACTCTAATACCGAGCAATACTATGTCTGAAGCCAAAACTGTTACTACCCCCTCTGGATTGAAATATGTAGAACTAGTAGAGGGAACAGGCGAAACTCCCAAAACTGGACAAACCGTTAATGTTCACTACATTGGCACTTTAGAAAATGGCACTAAATTTGATAGTTCACGCGATCGCGGTCAGCCCTTTAGCTTTACAATCGGCAAAGGACAAGTAATTAAAGGTTGGGACGAAGGACTAAGCACAATGAAAGTAGGTGGCCGTCGGATATTAACTATCCCTCCAGACTTAGGTTATGGTGCGCGTGGTGCTGGTGGTGTTATTCCTGCCAACGCTACTTTAATTTTTGACGTAGAATTGTTAGGCGTTAAATAG
- the rfbB gene encoding dTDP-glucose 4,6-dehydratase, with protein MNRRLLVTGGAGFIGANFVHHWCQSYPNDRLVVLDALTYAGNLHNLASVAEKENFRFVQGDISDRSLVDKLLLEENIDTIAHFAAESHVDRSITGPAAFVQTNVVGTFTLLEAFRQHWQANTQPSNYLFLHVSTDEVYGSLTSDEPAFSETTAYSPNSPYSASKAGSDHLVRAYYHTYKLPTIITNCSNNYGAFQFPEKLIPLMCIHILTGKELPIYGDGKNVRDWLYVVDHCRALDVVIHQGKPGENYNIGGNNEVENISLVQNLCEIMNELAPNLPVYPAEKLITFVQDRPGHDRRYAINANKLKTEFGWTPSVTITEGLRLTVEWYLSHPDWWKPLL; from the coding sequence ATGAATAGACGATTATTGGTTACAGGGGGTGCTGGGTTTATTGGTGCAAATTTTGTCCATCATTGGTGTCAATCTTATCCAAATGATAGACTAGTCGTGTTGGATGCTCTTACCTACGCTGGAAATCTCCATAATTTAGCCTCGGTTGCCGAAAAAGAGAATTTCCGATTTGTGCAAGGAGACATAAGCGATCGCTCTTTAGTTGATAAACTACTGTTAGAAGAAAATATAGATACTATAGCCCATTTTGCTGCCGAGTCTCACGTTGATCGTTCAATTACTGGACCTGCTGCATTTGTTCAAACTAATGTGGTGGGAACTTTTACCCTTTTAGAAGCTTTTCGTCAACATTGGCAAGCAAATACACAACCTAGTAATTACCTATTTCTTCATGTTTCTACAGATGAAGTTTATGGTAGTCTCACTTCAGATGAACCAGCATTTTCAGAAACTACAGCCTATAGTCCCAATAGTCCTTATTCAGCCTCAAAAGCTGGGAGTGATCATTTAGTTCGGGCTTATTATCATACTTATAAATTACCGACAATTATCACAAATTGCTCTAACAATTATGGCGCTTTTCAATTTCCAGAAAAGCTCATTCCTCTAATGTGTATTCATATTTTGACAGGTAAAGAATTACCTATTTATGGTGATGGTAAAAATGTTCGAGATTGGTTATATGTAGTTGATCACTGTCGGGCTTTAGATGTGGTAATCCATCAAGGAAAACCAGGAGAAAATTATAACATTGGTGGTAATAACGAAGTTGAAAATATCAGCCTGGTACAAAATTTATGTGAAATTATGAATGAGTTAGCACCAAATTTACCAGTATATCCAGCGGAAAAATTAATTACTTTTGTTCAGGATAGACCTGGACATGATCGAAGATATGCAATTAATGCCAATAAGCTAAAAACAGAATTTGGTTGGACTCCATCGGTGACAATTACTGAAGGTTTACGTTTAACTGTAGAATGGTATCTCAGTCATCCTGATTGGTGGAAACCTTTGCTATAA
- a CDS encoding GUN4 domain-containing protein: protein MSFCTNCLYPQNPNNALFCLKCGKSILLKDRYRPLYPLGKGGFGRTLLGVDEHIPSQPQCAIKQFCFPEEDPIILMKAVDLFRQEAVRLDELRHPQIPQLLAYFEQENKLYLIQELISGQTLAQELLQQGVFNQEKIQKLLQDLLPVLEFVHTHHVIHRDIKPENIMRKSPGGDLVLIDFGVAKFISATGVMKTGTTIGSPEYMAPEQMRGKVLPASDLYSLGVSCIQLLTGISPFDLYDDTSVRWVWRDYLPPGNQVTPHLSEILDKLIHNALAQRYKSAQEVLAAIEIKTQAGKKQPITTLRSTIGLDYTDLSNLLTWKQWQKADEKTWALMCQALSKRVGSYLSNDDLESLPCQDFQIIDQLWTKSSQGHFGFSIQTQIYNNCDTDYAQFCSTVGWYLPNATSVRQQLSFKLSAPTGHLPSHFWVSGNQFGRHMKALAAKVASCYNN from the coding sequence ATGAGTTTTTGTACTAACTGTTTGTATCCGCAAAATCCTAATAATGCGCTGTTTTGTCTCAAATGTGGTAAATCAATTTTACTTAAAGATCGTTATCGTCCTCTTTATCCTCTAGGTAAGGGTGGTTTTGGGAGAACATTACTAGGGGTGGATGAACATATCCCTTCCCAACCTCAATGCGCGATTAAACAATTCTGTTTTCCAGAAGAAGATCCAATCATTTTGATGAAAGCGGTGGACTTATTTCGGCAGGAGGCAGTGCGTTTAGATGAGTTGCGCCATCCCCAAATACCCCAACTACTGGCATATTTTGAACAAGAAAATAAGTTGTATTTAATACAAGAGTTAATTTCAGGACAGACTTTAGCGCAAGAACTATTACAACAAGGGGTTTTTAATCAGGAAAAAATCCAGAAACTACTGCAAGATTTATTACCTGTGTTGGAATTTGTTCATACTCATCATGTCATTCACAGGGATATTAAGCCGGAAAATATCATGAGGAAATCCCCAGGAGGAGATTTAGTATTGATTGATTTTGGTGTTGCTAAGTTTATTTCTGCCACTGGGGTGATGAAAACAGGAACAACTATTGGTAGTCCTGAATATATGGCTCCTGAACAAATGCGGGGTAAGGTTTTACCAGCTAGTGATCTTTATAGTTTGGGTGTCAGTTGTATTCAGTTATTAACGGGGATTTCTCCTTTTGATTTATATGATGACACAAGCGTTCGCTGGGTGTGGCGAGATTATTTACCTCCGGGAAATCAGGTTACACCGCATCTAAGTGAAATTCTGGATAAATTAATTCATAATGCTCTTGCCCAACGCTACAAATCTGCTCAGGAAGTCTTAGCAGCAATCGAAATTAAAACCCAAGCAGGGAAAAAACAGCCAATTACCACTCTTCGTTCTACTATTGGTTTAGATTACACAGATTTAAGTAATTTACTGACATGGAAACAGTGGCAAAAGGCAGATGAAAAAACTTGGGCGTTAATGTGTCAAGCTTTATCTAAACGGGTAGGTAGTTATTTATCTAATGATGATTTGGAAAGTTTACCTTGTCAGGATTTTCAAATAATTGACCAATTGTGGACAAAATCTAGTCAAGGACATTTTGGTTTTAGCATCCAAACTCAAATTTATAATAACTGTGATACGGACTATGCACAATTTTGCAGTACAGTAGGTTGGTATTTACCTAATGCTACTTCTGTCCGGCAACAATTATCTTTTAAGTTATCTGCACCAACAGGCCATTTACCTTCTCACTTTTGGGTTAGTGGTAATCAGTTTGGAAGACACATGAAAGCTTTAGCGGCAAAGGTAGCAAGCTGTTACAATAATTGA
- the rsmA gene encoding 16S rRNA (adenine(1518)-N(6)/adenine(1519)-N(6))-dimethyltransferase RsmA yields MIQPRKQFAQHWLKSDKALNAIVQAANCQETDQVLEIGPGTGILTRRLLPLVKSLLAVEIDRDLCKLLVERMREKENFLLLQGDFLTLDLPSQLTGFTNFQKQNKVVANIPYNITGPIIEKLLGTISHPNPEPFDSIVLLVQKEVAERLYAKPGSRTFGALSVRVQYLADCELICPVPAAAFVPPPKVDSAVVRLSPKNIKVPANDPKRLENLVKLGFASKRKMLRNNLQSVVERDSLTQLLEQLEINPQVRAEDLGVAEWVSLVNMIGIKI; encoded by the coding sequence ATGATTCAACCCCGTAAACAGTTTGCTCAACATTGGTTAAAAAGTGATAAAGCTCTCAATGCAATTGTCCAAGCGGCTAATTGTCAAGAAACTGATCAAGTTCTAGAAATTGGCCCAGGTACGGGAATTTTGACTCGTCGATTATTACCATTAGTGAAATCTTTATTAGCGGTGGAAATTGATAGAGATTTATGTAAGTTACTGGTTGAGAGAATGAGAGAAAAAGAAAATTTCTTGTTGCTGCAAGGAGATTTTCTGACTCTTGATTTACCATCCCAACTAACAGGATTTACTAATTTCCAAAAGCAAAATAAAGTGGTTGCTAATATTCCTTATAATATTACTGGTCCAATTATTGAAAAGTTATTGGGGACGATTTCTCATCCCAACCCAGAACCTTTTGATTCTATTGTTTTGTTGGTACAGAAGGAAGTAGCAGAAAGATTATATGCTAAACCCGGTTCAAGAACTTTTGGGGCGTTGTCTGTGCGGGTGCAATATTTGGCAGATTGTGAGTTAATTTGTCCAGTTCCGGCTGCGGCATTTGTGCCACCACCCAAGGTAGATTCGGCTGTGGTGCGGTTGAGTCCCAAAAATATAAAAGTTCCGGCTAATGACCCTAAAAGGCTAGAAAATCTGGTGAAATTGGGTTTTGCGTCAAAGCGAAAAATGTTAAGAAATAATTTACAATCGGTAGTTGAACGCGATAGCTTGACTCAATTACTGGAACAATTAGAAATAAATCCCCAAGTTCGCGCTGAAGACCTCGGTGTGGCAGAATGGGTATCACTGGTAAATATGATCGGCATTAAAATTTAG
- a CDS encoding DUF4359 domain-containing protein: protein MKPLTFIICVGAAGVTVLGAIMAKTNPNQDEYEKYAVQKLTTYLETDVCKKTPSFLEKLIKVNCQQMLQSATPHIKELITTTTNRQDYIIFSIYRTEIKLDSWIPGYKFETVGALNQFYTYNAEEK, encoded by the coding sequence ATGAAACCTTTAACTTTCATTATATGCGTAGGAGCAGCGGGCGTTACTGTTCTAGGGGCAATTATGGCGAAAACCAACCCCAATCAGGATGAATATGAAAAGTATGCAGTCCAAAAGCTGACAACCTACTTGGAAACAGATGTATGTAAAAAGACACCAAGTTTTTTAGAAAAATTAATCAAGGTTAATTGTCAGCAAATGCTTCAGTCCGCTACACCGCATATCAAGGAACTGATTACTACTACCACTAACCGACAAGACTATATAATCTTTAGTATTTACCGAACGGAAATCAAACTTGATTCTTGGATACCAGGGTATAAATTTGAAACGGTGGGAGCATTAAATCAATTCTATACTTACAATGCTGAAGAAAAATAA
- a CDS encoding 4-(cytidine 5'-diphospho)-2-C-methyl-D-erythritol kinase, giving the protein MRFYRLIAPAKINLYLEIIGSRIDGYHELAMILQSIDLSDEIDIHAASTENIRVYCDHPQVPTDQTNLVYKAAALMAQEFPKAYSNFGGVDITIKKHIPVAAGLAGGSTNAAAVLVGIDLLWNLGLTQSELEEFGASLGSDVPFCIAGGTAIATGRGEELSPLQSLDNLHLVLGKYRSLEVSTPWAYKTYRQQFGINYIQDSEGLAARTSAFHSEGMVKAILNQNTGKIVQELHNDLEKVVLPAYPQVLQLRELFASQAGVLGTMMSGSGPSVFAIVESQTQAEIVKQQIREAIPNDDLELFVTHTIKHGIKIA; this is encoded by the coding sequence ATGCGTTTTTATCGTTTAATTGCACCTGCAAAAATCAATTTGTATTTAGAAATTATCGGTAGTCGTATTGACGGGTATCATGAATTAGCAATGATCCTCCAAAGTATAGATTTGTCTGATGAAATTGATATCCATGCTGCCAGCACGGAGAATATCCGCGTTTATTGTGATCATCCTCAAGTACCCACAGATCAAACTAATTTAGTTTACAAAGCAGCGGCATTAATGGCTCAGGAATTTCCTAAAGCTTATAGTAATTTTGGTGGTGTTGATATTACTATCAAAAAGCATATTCCTGTTGCTGCTGGTTTAGCCGGAGGTTCTACCAATGCCGCAGCGGTGTTAGTGGGAATAGATTTACTTTGGAACTTAGGATTAACTCAATCAGAATTAGAAGAGTTTGGCGCAAGTCTCGGTTCTGATGTACCATTTTGTATTGCTGGAGGAACGGCAATTGCTACTGGTAGAGGTGAAGAACTTTCTCCTTTACAAAGTTTGGATAATTTACATCTAGTCTTAGGTAAATATCGTAGTTTAGAAGTTTCCACACCTTGGGCTTATAAAACCTATCGGCAACAATTTGGGATTAATTATATTCAAGATTCAGAAGGTTTAGCAGCTCGTACCAGTGCTTTTCATTCAGAAGGGATGGTAAAAGCTATCTTAAATCAGAATACCGGAAAAATTGTCCAAGAATTACATAATGATTTAGAGAAAGTTGTCTTACCAGCTTATCCCCAAGTATTGCAACTGCGGGAATTATTTGCTAGTCAGGCAGGAGTTTTAGGGACAATGATGTCAGGTTCTGGACCTTCAGTATTTGCCATTGTTGAATCTCAAACTCAAGCAGAAATAGTCAAGCAGCAAATACGTGAGGCCATTCCTAACGATGATTTAGAATTGTTTGTCACGCACACGATTAAACATGGAATTAAAATCGCCTAA
- a CDS encoding HetP family heterocyst commitment protein translates to MSQNFSGYHSSVNKKIKTEQIEQIIKAIMAGKYSWACVLVLQFAGYNPMDYIPYRTYIRLLKTNCLLGNSQQN, encoded by the coding sequence ATGAGTCAAAATTTTAGCGGTTATCATTCATCTGTTAACAAAAAAATTAAGACTGAACAAATAGAACAAATAATCAAAGCAATTATGGCAGGAAAATATTCTTGGGCTTGTGTTCTAGTTTTACAATTTGCTGGTTATAATCCTATGGACTATATACCCTATCGTACTTATATCAGATTACTTAAAACTAACTGCTTACTTGGTAATTCTCAGCAAAATTAA
- a CDS encoding indole-3-glycerol-phosphate synthase — MSYPTTIYNHQMQAIIKEIVWHKKLEVAQMQQDMSWASLQRQLTAAPTVRDFLTALQLSIYKPSLIAEVKKASLYHSVIRPDFDPVTIAQAYKRGGASCVAVVTDQKFFHGGFDHLRAIRCRVGIPLLCKDFIIDPCQIYLARSAGADAISLIAAILTDRQLQNFLRVIHYLGMNAVIEVHNLNDLDRVLALADVRIVSINNQNLGDFSINIHTTEELLATRRSQLQKLGILVISESGIETADDLSLMAEAGVQTVIIGESLLKEHDLELAVKNLLQSKFPIHYSEKLEIG; from the coding sequence ATGAGCTACCCAACCACAATTTATAATCATCAAATGCAAGCAATTATTAAAGAAATTGTGTGGCATAAAAAACTAGAAGTTGCCCAAATGCAACAAGATATGTCTTGGGCTTCCTTGCAACGTCAGTTAACTGCTGCTCCTACTGTCCGGGACTTTTTGACGGCTTTGCAGTTGAGTATTTATAAACCTAGTTTAATTGCAGAAGTGAAAAAAGCATCACTTTATCATAGTGTAATTAGACCAGATTTTGACCCAGTTACTATTGCTCAAGCCTATAAACGAGGCGGAGCATCTTGTGTAGCTGTTGTCACTGATCAAAAGTTTTTTCATGGTGGTTTCGATCATCTCCGGGCTATTAGATGTCGGGTAGGAATACCTCTACTTTGCAAAGATTTTATCATTGATCCTTGCCAAATTTATTTAGCCCGTTCGGCTGGTGCAGATGCGATATCATTAATTGCTGCTATTCTTACAGACAGGCAATTACAAAACTTTTTACGAGTGATTCATTACTTAGGCATGAATGCTGTAATCGAAGTTCATAACTTAAATGATTTGGACAGAGTTCTCGCATTAGCAGATGTCAGGATAGTTTCCATTAATAACCAAAATTTAGGTGATTTTAGCATCAATATTCACACAACTGAGGAATTATTGGCAACCAGGCGATCGCAACTGCAAAAATTAGGAATTTTAGTGATCAGTGAATCGGGAATAGAAACTGCTGATGATTTATCTCTAATGGCTGAAGCTGGTGTTCAAACAGTGATCATCGGAGAATCTTTACTCAAAGAACATGATTTAGAACTAGCTGTAAAAAATTTACTCCAATCCAAATTTCCCATTCATTACTCAGAGAAATTAGAGATTGGGTAG
- a CDS encoding glycosyltransferase, which yields MRKLYFLVPGTDGKFACGGLWAELKTVALAQQICDAEVVTYRQRESGKLFLDDLLKEKNLDDVIFVISWGFDVGKLAAKLQKYHVIYHAHSSGYQINLPSSIPIITVSRNTLGYWGQQAPNSLLYYLPNQISAEFINLHQSRDIDVLVQTRKSSEYLIKSLIPALEKKCQVLVIDSYVDNLPALFNRAKVYLYDSAEYWKLQGVSEGFGLQPMEALACGCQVFSSVNGGLSDYLDPGFNCHKIAGHALEYDVAKILKVLESSASLTLSETVLSEYRTENIVHRLRVILTEINDFFDYKNNYSAKIPDFTKIRLAKLLTQRIFAKIKKKYLQGH from the coding sequence ATGAGAAAACTTTATTTTTTAGTTCCGGGAACAGATGGTAAGTTTGCTTGTGGTGGTCTTTGGGCGGAGTTGAAAACAGTTGCTTTAGCTCAACAGATTTGTGATGCTGAAGTGGTAACTTATCGTCAGCGGGAATCAGGTAAATTATTTTTAGATGATTTATTAAAAGAGAAAAATTTAGATGATGTAATTTTTGTGATTAGTTGGGGATTTGATGTTGGTAAGTTGGCGGCTAAATTACAAAAATATCATGTAATTTATCATGCTCACAGTTCAGGTTATCAAATTAATTTACCATCTAGTATTCCTATAATTACTGTTAGCAGAAATACTTTAGGCTATTGGGGACAACAAGCCCCAAATTCTCTACTTTATTATTTACCAAATCAAATTAGTGCAGAATTTATTAATTTACATCAAAGTCGAGATATTGATGTTTTAGTCCAAACACGGAAATCTTCGGAATATTTAATTAAATCCTTAATTCCGGCTTTAGAAAAAAAATGTCAAGTCTTAGTTATTGATAGTTATGTAGACAATTTACCAGCTTTATTTAACCGCGCTAAAGTCTATCTCTATGATTCAGCGGAATACTGGAAATTACAAGGAGTCAGCGAAGGATTTGGTTTACAACCAATGGAAGCATTAGCCTGTGGTTGTCAAGTTTTTTCTAGTGTTAATGGTGGATTATCTGATTATTTAGACCCAGGATTTAATTGTCATAAAATTGCTGGTCATGCCTTAGAATATGATGTAGCTAAGATTTTGAAAGTTTTAGAATCTTCAGCATCATTGACTTTATCAGAGACTGTGTTATCAGAATATAGAACTGAGAATATTGTCCACCGCTTGCGGGTAATTTTGACGGAAATTAATGATTTCTTTGACTATAAAAATAATTACTCAGCTAAAATCCCCGATTTTACAAAAATCCGGTTAGCAAAGTTATTGACACAGAGAATATTTGCTAAAATCAAGAAGAAATATTTACAAGGTCATTAG
- a CDS encoding methylmalonic aciduria and homocystinuria type D protein, with translation MVYYPKVCISEPSCPIYLVGKTGQAVEISIHTPSPYICANCEQILPDWKQQQVLWVMVVLQQSQYSLEEMTTETEQEKEKLREKFMRFGCDLAFNLRDRGYLTDLIDPRTGYPLLSHSGLVPHDDTAVAQALLKYPAIENKCHVLVHPQWGTAVYPSVMLSEAPPNIIESVTKAIAPMHGWIEIGN, from the coding sequence GTGGTGTATTATCCCAAAGTTTGTATTTCCGAGCCTAGCTGTCCTATTTATTTAGTTGGCAAAACCGGACAAGCAGTAGAGATTTCTATTCATACTCCTAGTCCATATATCTGTGCCAACTGCGAACAGATATTACCAGATTGGAAACAGCAACAGGTTTTGTGGGTAATGGTTGTCTTACAGCAATCACAATATTCTCTTGAAGAAATGACCACAGAAACTGAGCAAGAAAAAGAAAAGCTGCGGGAAAAATTTATGCGTTTTGGTTGCGATCTGGCATTTAATTTGCGCGATCGCGGATACTTAACAGACCTGATAGATCCCCGTACAGGTTATCCATTACTATCTCATTCCGGGTTAGTACCCCATGATGATACAGCAGTAGCACAAGCCTTACTTAAATATCCCGCCATTGAAAATAAATGCCATGTCCTTGTGCATCCCCAATGGGGAACTGCTGTTTATCCTAGTGTTATGCTTTCGGAAGCACCCCCAAACATCATTGAGTCAGTCACTAAAGCCATAGCACCAATGCACGGATGGATAGAGATTGGGAATTAA
- a CDS encoding response regulator — protein MYETKQIIVIDNDVVNRNFVIDYLESEGYHAIGAENGIIGLQLIKKYLPDLVICDLVMPDMDGYTVLSNLREYSLTAIIPFIFLTAINTKESLRKAMELGADDYLTKPATTDELLRAITIRLQKQALFRYWYTTNTHQLAKPELPNTEVNSQSIFPTIPHLKKIFDYIEENYQEGITASDVAEAVGYSSAYLTNQVAKQTGEPINVWIVKRRMVAALTLLKNTTQTIEEIATNIGYQHTCYFSRQFRQHHGLSPANWRKKHQLNSGSTNTKLQFIKNRSQLVKPIPVGSTN, from the coding sequence ATGTACGAAACAAAACAAATTATCGTCATTGATAATGACGTTGTGAACCGCAATTTTGTTATAGATTATCTTGAGTCCGAGGGCTATCATGCTATAGGTGCAGAAAATGGTATTATTGGACTGCAATTAATCAAAAAATATTTACCTGATTTGGTAATTTGTGATCTGGTAATGCCAGACATGGATGGTTATACTGTATTAAGTAATCTGCGGGAATATTCATTAACAGCAATTATTCCTTTTATTTTTCTGACCGCTATTAATACAAAAGAATCTTTACGAAAAGCAATGGAATTGGGAGCAGATGATTATTTAACTAAACCGGCAACAACGGATGAGTTATTGCGAGCTATTACTATTAGACTACAAAAACAAGCTCTTTTTAGATATTGGTATACGACAAATACCCATCAATTAGCAAAACCAGAATTACCGAATACAGAAGTAAATTCTCAATCAATTTTTCCGACTATTCCCCATTTAAAAAAGATTTTTGATTATATTGAAGAGAATTATCAAGAAGGAATCACTGCATCTGATGTTGCGGAAGCTGTGGGTTATTCTTCTGCTTATTTAACTAACCAAGTTGCTAAACAAACAGGAGAGCCAATAAATGTTTGGATTGTGAAACGAAGAATGGTAGCAGCCCTGACTTTACTAAAAAATACTACCCAAACAATTGAGGAAATTGCTACTAATATTGGTTATCAACACACTTGTTATTTCTCCCGACAGTTTCGCCAACATCATGGTTTATCTCCGGCAAATTGGCGAAAAAAACATCAGTTAAATTCAGGCTCAACAAATACTAAATTGCAATTTATCAAAAATCGCTCACAATTAGTCAAACCTATACCTGTAGGGAGTACAAATTAA
- a CDS encoding phasin family protein — MDSNNWLQQLMMLGIGTTSLVADKLKEVSDELVKDGKLNPEQAKAVMDDLVHQLQSEQGNWDEQMQRQMRNMMQDLGVARQSEVDELRGRIDRLERQVRDLENKLWR, encoded by the coding sequence ATGGATAGTAACAATTGGTTGCAACAGCTAATGATGTTGGGTATTGGGACAACTTCCTTAGTTGCTGACAAACTGAAAGAGGTTAGTGATGAACTGGTAAAAGACGGTAAACTCAATCCTGAGCAAGCTAAGGCAGTAATGGATGATCTTGTCCATCAGTTACAGTCTGAACAAGGCAATTGGGATGAGCAAATGCAACGACAAATGCGGAATATGATGCAGGACTTGGGAGTGGCCCGTCAGTCAGAAGTAGACGAATTACGGGGGAGAATTGACCGTTTAGAGCGTCAAGTTCGGGATTTGGAAAATAAGCTGTGGCGCTAA